The Plodia interpunctella isolate USDA-ARS_2022_Savannah chromosome 11, ilPloInte3.2, whole genome shotgun sequence genome includes a window with the following:
- the LOC128673731 gene encoding uncharacterized protein LOC128673731 — protein MGCGSLRRWSARRWCGALLLAAVALQLARLAAPAPAALVSTVTFPRAQAAAVAHLLADFSTHPSPFSIPVSWSIEKEASNYTSWRYSVSYECGPRCAGGAEVAAHDDGGPRHGLAARAHRVRVINTFCVSLLLLPWLQFCGEIETMSVVRADEMSGGALLEERAEARCGAAAALALGGRCGRAHLQALRAQHLQYVRAALARDH, from the exons ATGGGGTGTGGGAGTCTCCGGCGATGGTCAGCGCGGCGGTGGTGCGGCGCACTGCTGCTGGCGGCGGTCGCGCTGCAGCTGGCGCGGCTGGCGGCACCCGCGCCTGCCGCCCTCGTCTCCACGGTCACCTTCCCCAGAGCCCAGGCGGCCGCCGTCGCGCATCTTCTCGCTGACTTCTCTACACATCCCTCTCCCTTCTCAATACC AGTATCATGGTCGATAGAGAAAGAAGCGAGCAACTACACGAGTTGGCGTTACAGCGTGTCTTATGAGTGCGGTCCGCGGTGCGCGGGCGGCGCGGAGGTCGCTGCGCACGACGACGGCGGCCCGCGGCACGGGCTGGCGGCGCGTGCGCACCGCGTGCGCGTCATTAACACTTTCTGCGTCTCATTGCTGCTGTTGCCGTGGCTTCAGTTTTGTG GTGAAATTGAAACAATGTCAGTGGTGAGAGCGGATGAAATGTCTGGCGGCGCTCTGTTGGAAGAGCGAGCTGAAGCACGGTgtggcgcggcggcggcgctggCGCTGGGCGGCCGCTGTGGGCGCGCGCATCTCCAGGCGCTGCGGGCGCAGCATCTGCAGTACGTGCGAGCGGCGCTTGCACGGGATCACTAA
- the Sirt7 gene encoding NAD-dependent protein deacetylase Sirt7: protein MEARGVRSSARLSGEAARNTANGTSGGALANGNRRPLEAAEAAAAAAQRRARALERSREVEDSPRVLRDKCRRLARALRNAKHLVVYTGAGISTAADIPDYRGPHGVWTRLQRGETVGRVEVSRARPTFTHMALTALWARGLLKFVVSQNCDGLHLRSGLPRRALAELHGDMFCELCAACRRVFVRAFDTTERTARHAHGTRRLCHRCGAELRDSIVHFGERGRAAWPLNWAGALRHAARADVVLCLGSSLKVLRRYPRLWRMHAAPRARPALYIVNLQWTPKDSVAALKINARCDAVMRQVARRLRLRVPRYRTSRDPLLAHAEPLAEPEAHTTRRPHLSPARSSGYSSPRGPLSSPSASDSDEELPLRRLAERLRRPAADRASASSEPPDLLRAFRVNMCSGEATILLRAEHAPPPPAPPPSASAPPLAPPPAPPGARRELSELRRFRMPQHERPPPPPRRRSDVKFEGATNGRALDVVNGHHSEKPAELLDVKIKDEDVKDERIKCEPWEFGDRLRKLLELEPERSEKAESSDALAAAIIARAVLVCRASLYPGLHTILAPAPAAECGWCWRRRGSARCLWYGAPRAPPPEARAWRRVRGRRYLCACCGADGEPPPPPAAAPDDAGWYGKGYRKGRRRRR from the exons ATGGAGGCCCGAGGAGTTCGAAGCAGCGCCAGGTTGAGCGGAGAGGCCGCTCGGAATACAGCAAATGGCACCTCTGGAGGTGCTCTCGCAAACGGGAACCGCAGACCGCTGGAGGCGGCGGAGGCCGCGGCTGCCGCGGCTCAGAGGCGTGCGAGGGCCTTGGAGCGCTCCCGCGAGGTCGAGGACAGTCCGCGTGTGCTGCGGGACAAGTGTCGGCGACTGGCTCGCGCGCTCCGCAACGCTAAACATCTGGTG GTGTACACCGGCGCAGGCATTAGCACGGCGGCCGACATCCCCGACTACCGCGGGCCGCATGGCGTTTGGACACGACTGCAGCGTGGAGAGACTGTTGG TCGGGTGGAGGTGTCGCGCGCGCGGCCGACGTTCACTCACATGGCGCTGACGGCGCTGTGGGCGCGCGGGCTGCTCAAGTTCGTGGTGTCGCAGAACTGCGACGGGCTCCACCTGCGCTCGGGGCTGCCGCGGCGCGCGCTCGCCGAGCTGCACGGCGACATGTTCTGCGAGCTGTGCGCCGCCTGCCGCCGCGTGTTCGTGCGCGCCTTCGACACCACGGAGCGCACCGCGCGCCACGCGCACGGCACCCGCCGCCTGTGCCACCGCTGCGGCGCCGAGCTGCGGGACTCCATCGTGCACTTCGGGGAGCGCGGCCGCGCCGCCTGGCCGCTCAACTGGGCCGGCGCGCTGCGGCACGCGGCGCGCGCCGACGTCGTGCTGTGTCTCGGCTCCTCGCTCAAGGTGCTGCGCCGCTACCCGCGGCTGTGGCGCATGCATgcggcgccgcgcgcgcgccccgCGCTCTACATCGTCAATCTGCAGTGGACGCCCAAGGACTCTGTGGCGGCGCTCAAGATCAACGCGCGCTGCGACGCGGTGATGCGGCAGGTGGCGCGgcggctgcggctgcgcgTGCCGCGGTACCGCACATCGCGCGACCCGCTGCTGGCGCACGCGGAGCCGCTGGCGGAGCCCGAGGCGCACACCACCCGGCGGCCGCACCTGTCGCCCGCGCGCAGCTCCGGCTACTCGTCGCCGCGTGGCCCACTGTCCTCGCCGTCCGCCTCCGACTCGGACGAGGAGCTGCCGCTGCGGCGGCTGGCGGAGCGCCTGCGCCGGCCCGCCGCCGACCGGGCCTCCGCCTCGTCCGAGCCTCCGGATTTGTTGCGGGCTTTCAGG GTCAACATGTGCTCGGGTGAAGCCACAATACTGCTGCGGGCGGAACATGCGCCGCCGCCTCCTGCGCCGCCGCCCTCTGCCTCTGCCCCGCCCCTGGCCCCGCCCCCGGCCCCGCCCGGCGCGCGCCGCGAGCTCAGCGAGCTGCGGCGGTTCCGCATGCCGCAGCACGagcgcccgccgccgccgccccgcCGCCGCTCCGACGTCAAGTTCGAGGGGGCGACCAACGGACGCGCGCTCGACGTCGTCAACGGCCATCATTCGGAAAAGCCCGCGGAGCTCCTCGACGTTAAGATTAAGGACGAGGACGTGAAAGACGAGCGAATAAAGTGCGAGCCGTGGGAGTTCGGCGACCGGCTGCGGAAGCTGCTGGAGCTGGAGCCCGAGCGGTCGGAGAAGGCGGAGAGCTCGGACGCGCTGGCGGCCGCCATCATCGCGCGCGCCGTGCTGGTGTGCCGCGCCTCGCTGTACCCGGGGCTGCACACCATCCTggcgcccgcgcccgcggCCGAGTGCGGCTGGTgctggcggcggcgcggcTCGGCGCGCTGTCTGTGGTACGGGGCtccgcgcgcgccgccgcccgaGGCGCGCGCGTGGCGGCGCGTGCGCGGGCGCCGCTACCTGTGCGCGTGCTGCGGCGCGGACGGggagccgccgccgccgccggccgCCGCGCCCGACGACGCGGGCTGGTACGGCAAGGGTTACCGCAAGGGCCGTCGCCGGCGCCGGTAG
- the LOC128673817 gene encoding large ribosomal subunit protein eL38 produces MPREIKDIKDFLLKARRPDAKSVKIKKNTENVKFKVRCSRFLYTLVITDKEKAEKLKQSLPPGLQVKEVK; encoded by the exons ATG CCGCGTGAAATCAAAGACATCAAGGACTTCTTGCTAAAGGCGAGACGACCCGACGCTAAAT CGgtgaaaataaagaagaacACAGAGAATGTAAAGTTCAAGGTGCGATGCTCGCGGTTCCTGTACACACTGGTCATCACTGACAAGGAGAAGGCCGAGAAGCTTAAGCAGAGCTTGCCTCCCG GTCTTCAAGTTAAGGAAGTTAAGTAA